A window of the Sphaerobacter thermophilus DSM 20745 genome harbors these coding sequences:
- the purH gene encoding bifunctional phosphoribosylaminoimidazolecarboxamide formyltransferase/IMP cyclohydrolase: protein MRALLSVWDKTGIVEIARRLHEIGFELISTGGTLRAIADAGVPVRAVSDVTGSPEMLGGRVKTLHPAIHGGLLARRDSPDQMAELASHGIGTIDLVVANLYPFGEVVSHPEVTLDDALEHIDIGGPTMIRAAAKNFPAVLVLVDPSDYEPVLDALAEGGLDGVPIKMRRNLAAKAFAHVAAYDSVIAAYLRPAGEFPHHLPLAGERMTMLRYGENPHQEAAIYRLLNPRGTRGVAAWRVLSGKEMSYNNYLDAVAAWAAAADFPGPAVSIIKHNLPCGLATHDDLSQAFLAAHTSDPVSAFGGVVALNRPVDAHTASLITDHFFEVVLAPAFSPEALDELRRKKNLRVVEVPDTGMEDPLEVRVLDGAMLVQTPDRVEPDPASWKTVTRRAPTESELESLVFAWRAVRHVKSNAIVLATGTATVGIGGGQPNRVDAVRIAVERAGARARGSVLASDAFFPFPDGVEAAAEAGVTAIAQPGGSVRDEEVIAAADRAGIAMVFTGIRHFRH from the coding sequence ATGCGCGCCCTGTTGAGCGTGTGGGACAAGACGGGGATCGTCGAGATCGCACGCCGCCTGCACGAGATCGGCTTCGAGCTGATTTCGACCGGCGGCACACTGCGAGCCATCGCCGACGCGGGCGTACCCGTCCGCGCCGTGAGCGACGTGACGGGCAGCCCGGAGATGCTCGGCGGCCGGGTCAAGACCCTGCACCCGGCCATCCACGGCGGGCTATTGGCGCGACGCGACAGCCCCGACCAGATGGCTGAGCTGGCCAGCCACGGCATCGGCACGATCGACCTGGTGGTCGCCAATCTCTATCCGTTCGGCGAGGTAGTGTCCCATCCGGAGGTCACGCTCGACGACGCGCTGGAGCACATCGACATCGGCGGACCGACGATGATCCGCGCCGCGGCCAAGAACTTCCCGGCGGTGCTGGTGCTGGTCGACCCGAGCGACTACGAGCCGGTGCTTGACGCACTCGCCGAGGGCGGACTCGACGGGGTGCCGATCAAGATGCGCCGGAACCTGGCTGCCAAGGCATTCGCGCACGTGGCGGCCTACGACAGCGTGATCGCTGCATACCTCCGCCCGGCCGGCGAATTCCCTCACCACCTGCCGCTGGCCGGGGAGCGCATGACCATGCTGCGCTACGGCGAGAACCCACACCAGGAAGCGGCGATCTACCGCCTGTTGAACCCGCGCGGCACACGAGGCGTCGCCGCCTGGCGAGTCCTGAGCGGCAAGGAGATGTCGTACAACAACTACCTCGACGCCGTAGCCGCCTGGGCCGCCGCCGCGGACTTCCCCGGACCGGCGGTCAGCATCATCAAGCACAACCTCCCCTGCGGGCTCGCCACCCACGACGATCTCTCCCAGGCATTCCTGGCTGCTCATACCAGCGACCCGGTCTCCGCCTTCGGCGGCGTCGTGGCCCTGAACCGTCCGGTCGATGCGCACACCGCCAGCCTCATCACCGACCACTTCTTCGAGGTCGTCCTGGCGCCCGCCTTCTCCCCGGAGGCGCTCGACGAGCTTCGTCGCAAGAAGAACCTGCGCGTCGTCGAAGTGCCCGACACCGGGATGGAGGACCCGCTGGAAGTTCGGGTGCTCGACGGCGCCATGCTGGTGCAGACGCCTGACCGGGTCGAACCCGACCCGGCGTCCTGGAAGACCGTCACCCGGCGCGCCCCGACGGAGAGCGAGCTTGAGAGCCTCGTCTTCGCCTGGCGCGCGGTGCGGCACGTCAAGTCAAACGCCATCGTGCTCGCGACGGGCACCGCGACCGTGGGGATCGGTGGCGGGCAGCCAAACCGCGTGGATGCGGTGCGCATCGCCGTGGAGCGCGCGGGGGCGAGGGCACGCGGCAGCGTCCTCGCCAGCGACGCATTCTTCCCCTTCCCGGACGGCGTGGAGGCCGCGGCCGAGGCCGGGGTGACCGCGATCGCCCAGCCGGGGGGCTCGGTACGCGACGAGGAGGTCATCGCGGCCGCCGACCGGGCGGGCATCGCCATGGTATTCACCGGCATCCGGCACTTCCGCCACTGA
- a CDS encoding DNA double-strand break repair nuclease NurA, whose protein sequence is MTLDLSRIADQLNRMVATQRGDGLAGLAELRETYATVDTADLRGRLAEAKTSWLLARTDGDFRAHIPAPAVDGDFAVVASDGSFILPDRHSPARFYLINIGKVLLRYGDEPRAEFATEPHLYYQEDELYVPHTVRRIPVNGTVLGLKRATEELRAVAEQATDLPCPALALQDGTLILWALESQPDFVVEWVLDPFLETLARLRDAGVPVAAYISAPGSTDVVNTLRVSICDYPERGLPVNCDHCRSQIPHGRVPACDRLPDVTDRFLFEQAAGLAPGERTQVFASTSKILEQYGPDFHIHFFYLHTGTEIARVEIPRWVAEDVDLLDRTHAILVDQCQRGRGYPPALQEAHELAAIRAEERRAVEVLIEQALAEHGIVALSTGKDGSKRGRFV, encoded by the coding sequence ATGACACTGGACCTCAGCCGCATCGCGGATCAACTCAACCGGATGGTCGCCACCCAGCGCGGCGATGGTTTGGCGGGCCTGGCGGAGCTGCGCGAAACCTACGCCACGGTTGACACCGCCGACTTGCGCGGGCGGCTCGCCGAGGCGAAGACGTCCTGGCTGCTGGCCCGGACCGACGGGGACTTTCGCGCGCATATCCCGGCGCCCGCAGTGGACGGTGACTTCGCCGTCGTGGCGAGCGACGGATCGTTCATCCTCCCCGACCGGCACAGCCCGGCCCGGTTCTACCTGATCAATATCGGTAAGGTGCTCCTCCGGTACGGGGACGAGCCGCGCGCCGAGTTTGCCACCGAGCCGCACCTCTACTACCAGGAGGATGAACTGTACGTGCCCCACACCGTGCGGCGCATCCCCGTGAACGGGACGGTGCTGGGGCTGAAGCGGGCGACAGAGGAGCTGCGGGCGGTGGCCGAGCAGGCGACGGACCTGCCGTGTCCCGCCCTTGCGCTCCAGGACGGGACGCTCATACTCTGGGCGCTGGAGAGCCAGCCCGACTTCGTGGTGGAGTGGGTGCTGGACCCCTTCCTGGAGACGCTGGCGCGTCTGCGCGACGCCGGAGTGCCGGTCGCTGCCTACATCAGCGCCCCTGGCTCGACGGACGTGGTGAATACCCTGCGGGTGTCGATCTGTGACTACCCGGAGCGGGGGCTGCCGGTCAACTGCGACCACTGCCGGTCGCAGATCCCGCACGGCCGGGTGCCGGCCTGCGACCGCTTGCCTGACGTGACCGATCGCTTCCTGTTCGAGCAGGCGGCGGGGCTGGCGCCGGGCGAGCGGACGCAGGTCTTCGCCAGCACGTCGAAGATCCTGGAGCAGTACGGGCCAGACTTCCACATCCACTTCTTCTACCTGCACACCGGGACCGAGATCGCGCGGGTCGAGATCCCCCGCTGGGTGGCGGAGGATGTCGACCTGCTCGACCGGACGCACGCGATCCTGGTCGATCAGTGCCAGCGTGGCCGGGGCTACCCTCCGGCGCTGCAGGAGGCGCACGAGCTGGCGGCAATCCGCGCCGAGGAGCGCCGGGCGGTGGAGGTGTTGATCGAGCAGGCGCTGGCTGAGCATGGGATCGTCGCTCTGAGCACCGGGAAGGACGGGAGTAAGCGTGGTCGGTTCGTCTAA
- a CDS encoding DNA-binding protein: MEKPDISSAERLLRQDEYTLEELAALLEMRPYVLESAIYGGELKAQMVGTDIVSIRREDVLAWLRAREG, from the coding sequence ATGGAAAAGCCGGACATCAGCTCGGCCGAGCGCCTGCTGCGGCAGGACGAGTACACCCTGGAGGAGCTCGCCGCGCTGCTGGAGATGCGGCCCTACGTGCTGGAGAGCGCGATCTACGGCGGCGAGCTCAAGGCTCAGATGGTCGGCACCGACATTGTGAGCATTCGCCGCGAGGACGTCCTCGCTTGGTTGCGCGCCCGCGAGGGGTAG
- a CDS encoding zinc-dependent metalloprotease — protein MREQQARQATREVASPGEPPPLINWSQVRSIAVSLNRESSLEGADRDGLHAYYRELVERAVPLVAAYTGDELPGTLDRVYAFDRVDWIDANIDGFKDMFKPLEALNPLGEQRGPRTISLLWGGLNQTVLSAEIGFLLGYLARRVLGQYDLALLGREPLTGGKLYFVQPNITSVERALRLPGEDFRLWLTLHEVTHAFEFESHPWLRQHLNGMIERYFEFLSQDIEHLKRGMDGLRAFWDRARSREGTNGSWIELVMTPEQRALFNQMQATMSVVEGYSNHVMNAVGKDLIPSYEVIARRFERRQRQRTPAEHLFARLTGLDIKMEQYRQGEAFVNHVVRERGHDFARRLWEGPWMLPTMDEIRNPDRWIERVSTAQHPAPL, from the coding sequence ATGCGTGAGCAGCAAGCCCGGCAGGCGACGCGCGAGGTCGCCTCCCCAGGCGAGCCACCGCCGCTCATCAACTGGAGCCAGGTGCGTAGCATCGCCGTCAGCTTGAACCGCGAATCGAGCCTGGAGGGGGCGGACCGCGACGGGCTCCACGCCTACTACCGTGAGCTCGTCGAGCGCGCGGTGCCCCTGGTGGCGGCCTATACCGGCGATGAACTGCCCGGTACCCTGGACCGGGTGTATGCCTTCGACCGGGTCGACTGGATCGACGCCAACATCGACGGTTTCAAGGACATGTTCAAGCCACTGGAGGCGCTCAACCCGCTGGGCGAGCAGCGCGGCCCGCGCACGATCAGCCTCCTGTGGGGCGGCCTGAACCAGACGGTGCTCAGCGCGGAGATCGGGTTCCTCCTCGGCTACCTCGCGCGGCGCGTTCTGGGGCAGTACGACCTGGCGCTCCTCGGACGCGAGCCGTTGACCGGCGGCAAGTTGTACTTCGTGCAGCCCAATATCACCTCCGTCGAGCGCGCTCTGCGCCTGCCCGGTGAGGACTTCCGGCTCTGGCTGACATTGCACGAGGTCACGCATGCCTTCGAGTTCGAGTCGCACCCCTGGCTGCGGCAGCACCTGAACGGCATGATCGAGCGCTACTTCGAGTTCCTGAGCCAGGACATCGAGCATCTCAAGCGGGGCATGGACGGCTTGCGCGCCTTCTGGGACCGGGCGCGCAGCCGCGAAGGCACCAACGGGAGTTGGATCGAACTGGTCATGACGCCGGAGCAGCGCGCGCTCTTCAACCAGATGCAGGCGACCATGTCGGTCGTCGAGGGATACAGCAACCACGTCATGAACGCCGTGGGCAAGGACCTGATCCCGAGCTACGAGGTCATCGCGCGGCGCTTCGAGCGGCGCCAGCGCCAGCGGACGCCCGCCGAGCACCTGTTCGCCCGCCTGACCGGTCTGGACATAAAGATGGAGCAGTACCGGCAGGGTGAAGCGTTCGTGAACCACGTGGTGCGGGAGCGCGGGCACGACTTTGCGCGGCGGCTCTGGGAGGGGCCGTGGATGCTGCCGACGATGGACGAGATCCGCAACCCGGACCGGTGGATCGAGCGGGTCTCCACGGCGCAGCACCCGGCGCCGCTCTAG